The Aeromicrobium sp. Sec7.5 genome window below encodes:
- a CDS encoding NADPH:quinone oxidoreductase family protein, translated as MRAVQITSLDGPEAVGVAEVEVPDSAGKVLIEVKAAGVAFPDVLQTRGQYQFKPDLPFVPGSEVAGLVLEAPEDSEFAPGDRVAALSFLGGFAEQVAVDEQFVLPLPESVAFDKGASVIFNYGTAYFALIERGHLQPGESVLVHGAAGGIGTAAIQTAKAFGAGRVVAVVSTDAKGEVAVAAGADEYLLADGFRDKLGEKVDLVVDPVGGDRFTDSLRSLKEDGRLLVIGFTGGSIPEVKVNRLLLNNTTVVGVGWGAYALSRQGHIRMEWDALLPHLASGALDPVISSSRPLDGVTDALLEIDERRATGKVLLVP; from the coding sequence ATGCGTGCGGTACAGATCACATCCCTGGACGGTCCCGAGGCAGTCGGCGTGGCGGAGGTCGAGGTTCCCGACTCCGCCGGCAAGGTGCTCATCGAGGTGAAGGCTGCAGGCGTGGCGTTCCCCGACGTGCTCCAGACCCGTGGCCAGTACCAGTTCAAGCCCGACCTCCCCTTCGTGCCGGGCTCGGAGGTCGCCGGTCTCGTGCTCGAGGCGCCCGAGGACTCCGAGTTCGCGCCGGGCGACCGCGTCGCGGCGCTGAGCTTCCTCGGCGGCTTCGCCGAGCAGGTCGCGGTCGACGAGCAGTTCGTCCTGCCACTGCCCGAGTCGGTCGCGTTCGACAAGGGCGCATCGGTGATCTTCAACTACGGCACGGCCTACTTCGCGCTGATCGAGCGCGGCCACCTGCAGCCCGGCGAGTCGGTGCTGGTGCACGGAGCCGCCGGCGGCATCGGCACGGCGGCGATCCAGACCGCCAAGGCGTTCGGCGCGGGCCGGGTCGTCGCGGTCGTCTCGACCGACGCCAAGGGCGAGGTCGCGGTCGCCGCGGGCGCCGACGAGTACCTGCTGGCCGACGGCTTCCGCGACAAGCTCGGTGAGAAGGTCGACCTCGTGGTCGACCCGGTGGGCGGCGACCGGTTCACCGACTCGCTGCGGAGCCTGAAGGAGGACGGCCGCCTGCTGGTCATCGGCTTCACGGGCGGGTCCATCCCCGAGGTCAAGGTCAACCGCCTCCTGCTGAACAACACGACCGTGGTCGGCGTCGGCTGGGGCGCCTACGCGCTCAGCCGCCAGGGGCACATCCGCATGGAGTGGGACGCCCTGCTGCCGCACCTCGCCTCGGGTGCGCTGGACCCCGTCATCTCGTCCTCGCGTCCGCTCGACGGCGTGACCGACGCCCTGCTCGAGATCGACGAGCGCCGGGCGACCGGCAAGGTCCTGCTCGTCCCCTGA
- a CDS encoding DEAD/DEAH box helicase: MRLVDLLPDRGPYDEDAVYDAISQWVESRGLTLYPAQDEAILECVAGSNVVLATPTGSGKSLVATGAMAATLARGECSVYTAPIKALVSEKFFDLCEIFGAENVGMVTGDAAVNADAPIIAATAEILANMALREGAVADIGLVVMDEFHFYADPDRGWAWQVPLIELPKAQFLLMSATLGDTTRLEDDLTRRTGRDTAVVSSTERPVPLVSEYVTTPVQETLEELIETGQTPVYVVHFTQLSALERAQALTSIKVATREERDRIAEALGDFRFSSAFGKTLSRLVRMGVGVHHAGMLPRYRRLVETLTQQGLLKVVCGTDTLGVGINVPIRTVLFSGLSKYDGTRQRQLQVREFQQIAGRAGRAGYDTIGHVVVEAPEHEIENARLVRKAGDDPKKQRKIQRKKPPEGFVSWGQGTFEKLSTGTPEPLVSRMRVSHAMVLDVVSRPGDARASLERLLRESGETEESQDRMLAEVEGIIEALLAGEVVEAVDPPDAEGRTLRLTIDLQANFALNQPLSPFAVAALDLLDREAPTYALDVVSVVESTLDDPRPIINAQRHRARGEAIGEMKMDGIEYDERMELLEEVTHPKPLEELLTAGYEAYRIGHPWVADHELKPKSVVREMWERAMTFSELIGDYQLARSEGLVLRYLSDVYKTLGRTVPEKARNTELEDLTEWLGELVRQTDSSLLDEWEELINPGDDPAVVRPKADGTAPPRPVTGNARAFRVLVRNALFRRVELAAFGRWTELGGLDGDDGWDAVAWMEAMAAYREEYPEIGTGPEARGPQLFMVDESTPASFEPGSRAWTVRQVFLDPEGDRDWGITAEVDLDASDEAGEAVLRIIAVGPHE; this comes from the coding sequence ATGCGCCTCGTCGACCTGCTCCCCGACCGTGGGCCGTACGACGAGGACGCCGTCTACGACGCGATCTCCCAGTGGGTCGAGAGCCGCGGCCTGACGCTCTATCCGGCGCAGGACGAGGCGATCCTCGAGTGCGTCGCCGGCTCCAACGTCGTGCTGGCCACGCCGACGGGCTCGGGCAAGAGCCTCGTCGCCACCGGCGCGATGGCGGCGACCCTGGCGCGAGGCGAGTGCAGCGTCTACACCGCACCGATCAAGGCCTTGGTCAGCGAGAAGTTCTTCGACCTCTGCGAGATCTTCGGCGCCGAGAACGTCGGCATGGTCACGGGCGACGCGGCCGTCAACGCCGATGCCCCGATCATCGCCGCGACGGCCGAGATCCTGGCCAACATGGCCCTGCGCGAGGGTGCCGTCGCCGACATCGGCCTGGTCGTGATGGACGAGTTCCACTTCTACGCCGATCCCGACCGGGGGTGGGCGTGGCAGGTGCCCCTGATCGAGCTGCCGAAGGCGCAGTTCCTGCTGATGTCGGCCACGCTCGGCGACACCACGCGGCTCGAGGACGACCTCACGCGCCGCACGGGCCGCGACACCGCCGTGGTCTCCTCGACCGAGCGTCCGGTCCCGCTCGTGAGCGAGTACGTGACGACCCCGGTGCAGGAGACCCTCGAGGAGCTGATCGAGACCGGGCAGACGCCGGTGTACGTCGTCCACTTCACGCAGCTCTCGGCCCTCGAGCGGGCGCAGGCGCTGACGAGCATCAAGGTCGCGACGCGTGAGGAGCGCGACCGCATCGCCGAGGCCCTCGGTGACTTCCGGTTCTCGTCGGCATTCGGCAAGACGCTCTCGCGGCTCGTGCGCATGGGCGTCGGGGTGCACCACGCGGGCATGCTCCCGCGGTACCGCCGCCTCGTCGAGACGCTCACGCAGCAGGGTCTGCTCAAGGTCGTGTGCGGCACCGACACGCTCGGCGTCGGCATCAACGTGCCGATCCGCACCGTGCTGTTCAGCGGCCTCAGCAAGTACGACGGCACGAGGCAGCGCCAGCTGCAGGTCCGCGAGTTCCAGCAGATCGCCGGCCGCGCCGGTCGCGCCGGCTACGACACGATCGGCCACGTCGTGGTGGAGGCGCCCGAGCACGAGATCGAGAACGCACGACTCGTGCGCAAGGCCGGTGACGACCCGAAGAAGCAGCGCAAGATCCAGCGCAAGAAGCCGCCCGAGGGCTTCGTGTCGTGGGGGCAGGGCACCTTCGAGAAGCTCTCCACCGGCACGCCGGAGCCGCTCGTCTCCCGCATGCGGGTCAGCCACGCGATGGTGCTCGACGTCGTGAGCCGCCCCGGCGACGCGCGCGCCTCGCTCGAGCGGCTCCTGCGCGAGAGTGGGGAGACCGAAGAGTCGCAGGACCGGATGCTGGCCGAGGTCGAGGGCATCATCGAGGCGCTGCTCGCCGGCGAGGTCGTCGAGGCCGTCGACCCGCCAGACGCCGAGGGCCGCACGCTGCGTCTCACGATCGACCTGCAGGCCAACTTCGCGCTGAACCAGCCGCTGTCGCCGTTCGCGGTCGCGGCGCTCGACCTGCTCGACCGCGAGGCACCCACCTACGCGCTCGACGTCGTCTCGGTCGTCGAGTCGACCCTCGACGACCCGCGCCCCATCATCAACGCCCAGCGCCACCGGGCCCGGGGCGAGGCGATCGGCGAGATGAAGATGGACGGCATCGAGTACGACGAGCGCATGGAGCTGCTGGAGGAGGTCACGCACCCGAAGCCGCTCGAGGAGCTGCTGACCGCCGGGTACGAGGCGTACCGGATCGGACACCCCTGGGTCGCCGACCACGAGCTCAAGCCGAAGTCGGTCGTGCGCGAGATGTGGGAGCGCGCCATGACGTTCTCGGAGCTCATCGGCGACTACCAGCTCGCGCGGTCCGAGGGGCTCGTGCTCCGGTACCTGTCCGACGTCTACAAGACCCTCGGTCGCACCGTGCCCGAGAAGGCCCGCAACACCGAGCTCGAGGACCTCACCGAGTGGCTCGGCGAGCTCGTGCGGCAGACCGACTCCAGCCTGCTCGACGAGTGGGAGGAGCTCATCAACCCCGGTGACGACCCCGCCGTCGTGCGGCCGAAGGCCGACGGCACGGCGCCGCCCCGGCCCGTCACCGGCAACGCGCGGGCCTTCCGGGTGCTGGTGCGCAACGCCCTCTTCCGACGGGTCGAGCTCGCCGCGTTCGGCCGGTGGACCGAGCTCGGCGGGCTCGACGGCGACGACGGGTGGGACGCGGTGGCCTGGATGGAGGCCATGGCGGCCTACCGCGAGGAGTACCCCGAGATCGGCACGGGCCCCGAGGCGCGCGGCCCGCAGCTCTTCATGGTCGACGAGAGCACGCCCGCGTCCTTCGAGCCCGGCTCACGCGCGTGGACGGTCCGTCAGGTGTTCCTCGACCCCGAGGGCGACCGCGACTGGGGCATCACCGCCGAGGTCGACCTCGACGCCTCCGACGAGGCCGGCGAAGCCGTGCTGCGGATCATCGCCGTGGGCCCTCACGAGTAA